The genomic DNA GCATGGAGCGCCTGGCCCTTGGTCTCGATATCGAGCTTGCGTAGGCCACCGTAGACCGAGTCACCCACAACCGGATAGCCCGCAAACTGGCAGTGGACACGAATCTGGTGCGTGCGCCCGGTCCGTAGCCGGCACTGGATCAGGGTCATCGGCCCCAGCCGCTCTAGCACATGGACCTCCGTGGCGGCATCCCGGCCCTCGCCGGGCTCGCTGATCGCCATCTTGTGCCGGTCGCCGGGGTGGCGGTCGATGGGCGCTTCGATCACGGCATCGTCGAAGTGGGGACTCCCCCAGACGAGGGCCACATAGGTCCGCTTGGCGCTCCGGTCCTGGATCTGCTCCTGGAGCTTGCGGTGCGCGACATCGTTCTTGGCGACCACGAGCAGGCCCGATGTGTCCTTGTCCAGTCGGTGGACTATTCCCGGACGCTCCTCCCCCCCGATCCCAGAGAGCTTCCCTTTGCAGTGAGCGAGTAGCGCATGCACGAGTGTCCCTGTGCGCGCGCCGGGCGCAGGATGCACCACCATTCCCTTGGCCTTGTTGACGACCAAGAGATCGTCGTCCTCGTAGACAATCGTCAGCGGAATCGCCTCAGGAACCAGCTCCGTGGGCTTGACCGGCGGCGGGGTCACGGCAATCGTGTCCCCGACTTGGGTCTTGTAGGAAACCTTAACCGCTTTCCCATTGACCAGCACCGCGCCCTCGTCGATCCAGCGCGCCGCCTGTGCCCGTGAGACCTCAGGAAGATGTGCGGCGAGAAACGCATCGAGTCGTCCCCCCGCTTCTGCAACCACTAACTCAATCATAATGCCCTTTCAAGAGGCGAATCCGGAAGAAATACCCCGCGAAATCCGAGGTTGGTAAAGGTCGAGTGCGGCAAGAATCGGCTACGATGGGCGCAGTGGAACCAGTCTTCCCCCGACGTATCCCAGGCCCCTCCCCGCGCGACACGGTGGGTGCCGTCCTCTGGCCCATGCGGGTTGCTTGCCTTGCAGTGCTGGTAGTATCCTGCCTCGTACCAGTCCTGGCACCACTCCCACACCAATCCTGCCATGTCTAAAACACCGTAGGGAGACGCCCCAGTGGGGTACGAACCAACAGGGACGGTTCCGTTGCCCCTTCCAAAGCCGTGCGTGCTAAAACGCAGCGCCGTGGGGATAAAGCTGTCCCCCCAAGGAAACCGCTGGCCTGTCTCACCACGCGCCGCTTTTTCCCACTGGGCCTCGGTTGGGAGCAGGAGCCCCGCCCAAGAGCAGTAGGCAAGCGCATCCCGGTGGTTGACCTTTACCATAGGGTGCCCTTCTTTCCCGTCCCACTTCCCCCCCCAACCGAACCCCCCAGGAGGCTTGGGCATCTCCCCAGGCTGGCTGGCTTGCGACGACTGAAAATTGGGATTCTCGCGCACAAACTCCTGGTACATCGCCACAGTCACCGGCGTTTTTCCGATCTGAAACTCCGCAAGCGTGATCGTTTGCCGAGGGGCCTGATCGTCACGGGTATCGTCCCCACGCAGAAACGCACCCGCCGGAATCGTAACCCGCTGGGCGTGGTACTCGTCGCGTGTTCGTGGCGGCACAAACCCGGTACCACGGCTCTTGGGCACTGGGTTACGCCCCCTTAAGTGCGTTCTTCTTTGCCAGCACCAGACCAAGCACGATGCCGACGAGCGAGACGAAGAGACTGGCCCACTGACCGGTCGAGAGGCCAGCCTTCACCGACTCCGTGCCAGACTGCTCGCGCCAGACCTCGACAATAAACCGCACGATGCCATAGAGGACCATGAAGGCGCAGA from Armatimonas rosea includes the following:
- a CDS encoding RluA family pseudouridine synthase; its protein translation is MIELVVAEAGGRLDAFLAAHLPEVSRAQAARWIDEGAVLVNGKAVKVSYKTQVGDTIAVTPPPVKPTELVPEAIPLTIVYEDDDLLVVNKAKGMVVHPAPGARTGTLVHALLAHCKGKLSGIGGEERPGIVHRLDKDTSGLLVVAKNDVAHRKLQEQIQDRSAKRTYVALVWGSPHFDDAVIEAPIDRHPGDRHKMAISEPGEGRDAATEVHVLERLGPMTLIQCRLRTGRTHQIRVHCQFAGYPVVGDSVYGGLRKLDIETKGQALHACKLEFTHPRTGEELSFEAPLPGYMRGILAAYRRNHPS
- a CDS encoding SUMF1/EgtB/PvdO family nonheme iron enzyme → MPPRTRDEYHAQRVTIPAGAFLRGDDTRDDQAPRQTITLAEFQIGKTPVTVAMYQEFVRENPNFQSSQASQPGEMPKPPGGFGWGGKWDGKEGHPMVKVNHRDALAYCSWAGLLLPTEAQWEKAARGETGQRFPWGDSFIPTALRFSTHGFGRGNGTVPVGSYPTGASPYGVLDMAGLVWEWCQDWYEAGYYQHCKASNPHGPEDGTHRVARGGAWDTSGEDWFHCAHRSRFLPHSTFTNLGFRGVFLPDSPLERAL